The proteins below come from a single Mucilaginibacter mali genomic window:
- a CDS encoding TolB-like translocation protein gives MRTKLYPTLALALLLAASASAQIGRRFPSERKVVKDPVTGTMLTFLTSTQAGDSKIYQTHNQWTADSKWLIFRSDRVRNEAMAVNEQTGVIVQVSEGGYTGMLNVSRKEMKLFFMRNPKSTAAPGSMEIVEVDLAKVFADSEKGKMQSVDHYQRVCGTTPPEIGAGGDMALDGAEDWAYFRIGRAEATKRLPAGTKVEAAFGPRKMGAGPSGIGAMNIKTGEIKHVVAVPFQVGHIQTNPWVAGEIVFCWETGGKSPQRTWIVHSDGTGLRPLYPESEYEWVTHEAVITKDEVAFAIMGHRPVKGAKLATPGTEVGGANPGQETDWGPSGTREKPTGLGIVNINTREMVIIGQTPSGSGLWHVNGSADGRWAAGDDFSRSLYLIDRHTREMIMLTTGHKPTAADHPHPTFSPDGTRIEIQSAMLSADNKSMNICIVPVPESWLKRKYDTK, from the coding sequence ATGAGAACAAAGCTATACCCAACCCTTGCCCTCGCGCTGTTACTGGCCGCATCGGCCTCGGCGCAGATCGGCCGGAGGTTTCCGTCGGAACGCAAGGTTGTTAAAGACCCGGTAACGGGCACTATGCTTACCTTCCTGACCAGCACACAGGCCGGCGATTCCAAGATCTATCAAACCCATAACCAGTGGACGGCTGACAGCAAATGGCTCATCTTCCGGTCGGACAGGGTGCGTAACGAGGCTATGGCCGTAAACGAGCAGACTGGCGTCATTGTGCAGGTGAGCGAAGGCGGTTATACCGGTATGCTGAATGTATCGCGCAAAGAGATGAAGCTGTTCTTTATGCGGAATCCCAAATCAACAGCAGCTCCAGGTTCGATGGAAATAGTGGAGGTTGATTTGGCTAAGGTTTTTGCCGATAGTGAAAAAGGCAAAATGCAATCTGTCGATCATTACCAGCGCGTTTGCGGCACTACTCCGCCCGAGATTGGTGCGGGCGGCGATATGGCACTGGATGGTGCTGAGGATTGGGCCTATTTCCGCATTGGTCGCGCTGAAGCTACTAAACGTTTGCCTGCGGGTACCAAGGTAGAAGCCGCTTTCGGTCCGCGCAAGATGGGTGCCGGGCCATCGGGCATTGGTGCTATGAATATTAAAACCGGCGAAATTAAACATGTTGTTGCCGTACCATTCCAGGTGGGCCATATCCAAACCAACCCATGGGTTGCAGGCGAGATTGTATTTTGCTGGGAGACGGGCGGCAAATCGCCGCAGCGCACCTGGATCGTCCATTCGGATGGTACAGGTTTGCGTCCGCTTTATCCCGAATCTGAATACGAATGGGTAACACACGAAGCGGTAATCACCAAAGATGAAGTTGCTTTTGCCATTATGGGCCACCGCCCGGTTAAAGGTGCTAAACTGGCTACCCCGGGTACCGAAGTAGGTGGCGCCAACCCCGGCCAGGAAACCGATTGGGGCCCATCGGGCACGCGCGAAAAGCCAACGGGTTTAGGCATTGTAAATATCAACACGCGCGAAATGGTCATCATCGGCCAAACCCCATCGGGCAGCGGTTTGTGGCATGTAAACGGCTCGGCTGATGGCCGCTGGGCCGCAGGCGACGATTTTTCGCGCAGCCTGTACCTGATAGACCGTCATACCCGCGAAATGATCATGCTGACCACCGGCCATAAACCAACCGCAGCCGATCACCCCCACCCTACTTTTAGCCCTGACGGTACACGGATAGAGATACAATCGGCCATGTTATCGGCGGATAATAAATCGATGAATATATGTATTGTTCCCGTGCCGGAAAGCTGGTTGAAGCGCAAATACGATACTAAATAA
- a CDS encoding glycoside hydrolase family 88/105 protein, which translates to MTIITKKQFPGIKAIISGAAICTMAIPAFAQTTPAKTNDVTTPLHLMKPAYVTPYGETKQADVKVVLDRVYHYLDAVTPYQLIDKDSKEVITDYSKANANSIFKPGDFRLTSYEWGVTYTGMLEAGAATGDKKYTEYTTNRVKFLSDVVAGYKSNFLKTSPKAITPVRSVVEPHALDDAGSIAASMIKAARMGGLSMPALRPVIDNYLNYIMTKEFRLKDGTLARNRPQPNTLWLDDLYMSLPAVVQMGVLTGDKKYFDEAIKQYRLFSKRMFNPERGLYMHGWVQDMDPHPQFHWARANGWAILTKIELLDALPANHPGRAEVLAMLKKHAYGLAQRQDGTGFWHQLLDRNDSYLETSATAIYAYCFARAVNKGWLDAKAYGPAALLAWNAVSTKVNKDGQVEGTCVGTGMGFDPAFYYYRPVNNFAAHGYGPVLLAGAEIYRMLEKHPFVINDSSVQVNK; encoded by the coding sequence AAACCACGCCCGCTAAAACCAACGATGTAACCACGCCGCTGCACCTGATGAAGCCGGCCTATGTTACACCTTACGGAGAAACTAAACAGGCTGATGTTAAGGTTGTACTCGATAGAGTTTACCATTATCTTGATGCAGTAACCCCTTATCAGCTAATAGATAAAGACAGCAAGGAAGTAATTACCGATTACAGCAAGGCCAACGCCAACAGCATTTTTAAACCCGGCGATTTCCGCCTGACCAGCTACGAGTGGGGCGTTACCTATACCGGCATGCTGGAAGCGGGCGCCGCCACCGGCGATAAAAAATATACCGAATACACCACCAACCGGGTAAAATTCTTAAGCGATGTGGTAGCCGGCTACAAATCCAACTTCCTGAAAACATCGCCAAAAGCTATAACCCCGGTACGTTCGGTGGTTGAGCCGCATGCGCTGGATGACGCGGGTTCGATAGCGGCATCGATGATCAAGGCAGCGCGTATGGGTGGGTTGAGCATGCCTGCGCTTAGACCAGTAATTGATAACTACCTGAATTACATCATGACCAAGGAGTTCCGCCTGAAAGATGGTACCCTGGCCCGTAACCGCCCACAACCCAACACTTTATGGCTGGATGATTTATATATGAGCCTACCTGCTGTTGTGCAAATGGGCGTTTTAACAGGTGATAAAAAGTACTTCGACGAAGCCATTAAACAATACCGCCTGTTCTCTAAGCGCATGTTTAACCCCGAGCGTGGTCTTTATATGCACGGCTGGGTTCAGGATATGGACCCACACCCGCAATTCCATTGGGCAAGGGCTAATGGCTGGGCGATATTGACCAAGATTGAACTGCTTGACGCATTGCCAGCCAATCACCCCGGCCGTGCCGAGGTATTAGCCATGTTGAAGAAGCATGCTTACGGCTTAGCCCAGCGCCAGGATGGTACCGGTTTTTGGCACCAGTTATTGGACAGGAACGATTCGTATTTAGAGACCTCGGCCACAGCTATTTACGCTTACTGTTTCGCACGCGCCGTTAACAAAGGCTGGTTAGATGCCAAGGCTTACGGACCGGCCGCTTTATTGGCCTGGAACGCGGTAAGTACCAAAGTAAATAAAGATGGCCAGGTAGAAGGCACCTGCGTAGGTACCGGCATGGGCTTCGACCCGGCGTTTTATTACTACCGCCCGGTTAACAATTTCGCGGCGCATGGCTACGGCCCCGTGCTACTGGCCGGTGCCGAGATCTATCGCATGCTGGAGAAGCATCCGTTTGTGATAAACGATAGCTCGGTGCAGGTGAATAAGTAG